One Malus domestica chromosome 11, GDT2T_hap1 genomic region harbors:
- the LOC103423065 gene encoding probable protein phosphatase 2C 55, protein MLIAKKPGRVEDPRFVFPEKQTICVADGVGWAKTDVDAGDYAGEQMMLTEATLSLFMLKYVNHNGIINHNNSYGQETKRNLHEMVCGSVYLAKDNKLGEDAHFICPEKLTIGVADGVGGWANKGIDAGEYARELMNNAFIAVHNPNNINEQKRKRKAADMIGAVDPRKVLQEAYAKTKEKGSSTACILSLNKESGVLHAVNVGDSGFLLFRNNKVVYQSPTQQRRFNCPYQLGNSISSDRPDCAWEEWIQTVPGDMLVLGTDGLLDNMFPSEIEKVLVQGGGGGDLDLDCGTLASSIANLALYNSFDKYNPSPFSENARKAGFEHKGGKIDDITVIVAQVVAL, encoded by the coding sequence ATGCTGATTGCTAAGAAGCCCGGTAGGGTTGAAGACCCCCGCTTCGTCTTCCCGGAGAAGCAAACTATCTGCGTGGCGGACGGTGTCGGTTGGGCCAAGACAGACGTCGACGCCGGTGACTATGCAGGGGAACAGATGATGCTGACGGAAGCTACTTTGAGTTTATTCATGTTGAAGTACGTAAACCACAATGGTATCATCAACCACAACAATAGCTATGGTCAAGAAACAAAGAGAAACCTGCACGAGATGGTTTGTGGGTCGGTGTATCTTGCCAAAGATAACAAGTTAGGCGAAGACGCTCACTTCATCTGCCCGGAGAAGCTGACTATCGGCGTGGCAGATGGCGTTGGCGGTTGGGCTAACAAAGGCATCGACGCTGGTGAGTACGCGAGGGAACTCATGAACAATGCCTTTATCGCAGTCCATAATCCGAATAACATCAacgaacagaaaagaaaaagaaaggccgCGGATATGATCGGAGCCGTTGATCCAAGAAAAGTGTTGCAGGAGGCTTATGCAAAGACCAAGGAGAAAGGCTCGTCGACCGCTTGCATCCTCAGCCTTAACAAAGAGAGCGGAGTCTTGCATGCTGTGAACGTTGGGGACAGTGGGTTCTTGCTATTTAGGAACAACAAGGTTGTGTACCAATCTCCAACTCAGCAACGCAGGTTCAACTGTCCCTATCAGTTGGGGAACAGCATCAGCAGCGACCGCCCTGACTGCGCTTGGGAGGAGTGGATTCAGACAGTCCCCGGAGACATGCTAGTGCTTGGGACTGATGGCTTGCTGGACAACATGTTTCCAAGTGAGATTGAGAAGGTTCTTGTacaaggtggtggtggtggtgatcttGATCTTGATTGTGGCACGTTGGCTTCGAGCATCGCCAATCTGGCTCTCTATAACTCGTTCGATAAGTACAACCCTAGCCCTTTTTCCGAAAATGCTAGAAAGGCTGGATTCGAGCACAAAGGAGGCAAGATCGACGATATTACTGTTATTGTTGCTCAAGTTGTGGCTTTGTAG